The Deinococcus multiflagellatus region GCCAGGTCACGCCAGAGGCGCTCATCGGCCCGGTGCTGAATGCGGGCAATCAGCCGGGTCAGCGTGGTGACGCCGGGCAGCAGCACCCGGCGCTCGACCAGGCGGGCTGTGCTGAGATCCAGCAGGCGGCTGGATGGCTCGGCCATCAACCGGGCGCGGGCAGATAAAAAGCGCGCCAGATCGAAAAAGGCCGGAATCTCTGAAAAATCGCGGTAGCCCCACCGGGCCTGGATGTCGTGGCGGTGATCCCAGCGGGTCTCGCGCGTGCGGTAGCGGTCAAGTTTGACGGGATTGACCGTGAGGTCAAGCTGCTGGGCGACGTACTGGATGGCTGC contains the following coding sequences:
- a CDS encoding DUF4158 domain-containing protein; the encoded protein is MSRAITASEDSTTLLARYGRYPPTLTAEQLHRYFRFDDHDRAVLAQKKGKHNRLGYALQLATVRFLGTFLTDPLDMPEAAIQYVAQQLDLTVNPVKLDRYRTRETRWDHRHDIQARWGYRDFSEIPAFFDLARFLSARARLMAEPSSRLLDLSTARLVERRVLLPGVTTLTRLIARIQHRADERLWRDLA